Proteins encoded within one genomic window of Streptomyces sp. NBC_01237:
- a CDS encoding DUF1048 domain-containing protein produces the protein MNFWETVTGSDLTREWKAFEARSEALPADYRSAWEQIKFHLSPYSGFTGRNLMPILDGALGLLEETAADGQSIHEVLGDDIKGFCAALAGGEGARNYRDRWRAQLNRNIARKLGRLGG, from the coding sequence ATGAATTTCTGGGAGACGGTTACCGGCAGCGACCTCACCAGGGAATGGAAGGCGTTCGAAGCCCGGTCCGAGGCATTGCCGGCCGACTACCGGTCGGCCTGGGAACAGATCAAGTTTCACCTCTCCCCCTATTCGGGCTTCACGGGCCGCAACCTGATGCCGATCCTCGACGGCGCCCTGGGACTGCTCGAAGAAACGGCGGCAGATGGGCAGAGCATTCACGAAGTGCTGGGCGACGACATCAAGGGTTTCTGCGCGGCGCTGGCCGGCGGAGAAGGGGCTCGGAACTACCGCGACCGGTGGCGCGCGCAGTTGAACCGGAACATCGCCAGGAAACTGGGCCGGCTAGGAGGCTGA
- a CDS encoding PadR family transcriptional regulator — MDDLTEMLKGTLEGCVLEIISSEETYGYAITRRLNELGFADVIEGTVYTILLRLEKNGLVQVTKRPSGMGPPRKFYALNDAGREELGKFWAKWEYLSSRIDKLKEGGR; from the coding sequence ATGGACGACCTGACGGAGATGCTGAAGGGCACGCTTGAGGGCTGCGTGCTCGAAATCATCAGCAGCGAGGAGACCTACGGGTACGCCATCACGCGCCGGCTGAATGAACTCGGCTTCGCCGACGTCATCGAGGGGACGGTCTACACCATCCTGCTGCGATTGGAGAAGAACGGGCTCGTTCAGGTGACGAAGCGACCGTCCGGGATGGGCCCGCCGCGCAAGTTCTATGCGCTCAACGACGCGGGGCGCGAAGAGCTCGGGAAGTTCTGGGCGAAGTGGGAGTACCTCTCATCACGCATCGACAAGCTCAAGGAGGGCGGGCGATGA